The following coding sequences are from one Hydra vulgaris chromosome 04, alternate assembly HydraT2T_AEP window:
- the LOC136079133 gene encoding uncharacterized protein LOC136079133 — translation MPRNSGYYTNNKKTCPESVHFIGKKKFPKKLLMWIAISDRGMSEPLFRTFQAVAINSSIYINECLEKRLLPFIHKYHGDFNYLFWPDLASSHYSKDSLNWMDQYVYYVDKESNPINVPQARPIENFWGHLAQKVYEGDWQASTEQVLIDRIKLKLQEIDLNFLQSHMKGVRAKLRSIADGGVFSYKK, via the coding sequence ATGCCTCGAAATTCTGGATACTACacaaacaacaaaaagacaTGCCCAGAAAGTGTTCATTTTAtaggaaaaaagaaatttccaaaaaaattattaatgtggATAGCCATATCTGACCGTGGTATGTCCGAGCCATTGTTTCGCACTTTCCAGGCTGTAGCGATCAATTCATCaatctatattaatgaatgttTAGAAAAACGACTTCTTCCATTTATTCACAAGTATCATGGAGACTTCAACTATTTATTTTGGCCAGATTTAGCAAGTTCTCATTATTCTAAAGATTCTCTAAATTGGATGGACCAATATGTCTATTACGTTGATAAAGAATCCAATCCCATAAATGTACCTCAAGCACGaccaattgaaaatttttgggGACATTTGGCACAGAAGGTTTACGAGGGAGATTGGCAAGCTTCAACAGAGCAAGTTTTGATTGATCGCATTAAACTAAAACTACAAGAAattgatttaaactttttacagtCGCATATGAAAGGCGTCAGAGCAAAATTGAGATCAATTGCAGATGGTGgtgttttttcatataaaaaataa